Part of the Fusarium verticillioides 7600 chromosome 10, whole genome shotgun sequence genome is shown below.
tcaGACCCCATTGTTTGGTATGCTAGCGATGTAATGGGCGACGATCTAATAAGCAGTCTACTGGCACTTCCATTCGATAATTTAAGACGCATTTGAGGGCCTTGTCAATGAGCAACTCAATATTCACGGACCGAAACCCGAGACCGGACCGGCACTAATTATCACCTCCAATCAAATAATTCTGAACTATCTTCGGTCGTAATGAGAGTGATATTGCTTAGACTCTGATCTCGTCCTGAAACATTCCGGTTGATTGCCATAGTTACAGGTCAGACAGCAACAGCCATGCTGAGGTCTAATCGCAGCTAATGACCCCCGGCCCCAACAACAAATTTTACCCCAAATTTTGGCAGACATTCCGTGTCAATTGCCAAGAGACGCACGTGGATCTGCAAACAATGCAGCTGGGGAATGCAAGCCATCGGCGCCTCCGCCGAGACTGTCTTCACTCGGCTGCGCATTGATGGAGTAGGGCTCGGCAAAAAGCACGTCAATGAAACAGTGTGTCAATGACATTTGAGCACGTTGGAGTCAACGAAGTTAGGCAATTATAGAAAGGCTACAGAGTACAGTAGCCACAACGCTTGTATTGAGTATTTTTAGAGTAAAACTAGAGACCAGTACACCAGGCCAAATGAATCGAAAAGCCAAGACGCCGTCACCCACGGGTATTGTCCGTTATTATCCCCCTATCAGGCATGAACCTTTTACAGCATcatgacaccagcaagaccagcgaCAGCGAGGGCggcaacagccttgatggaGTTGACGCCAGCAGCGTTACCCTTGTCGGCGGTGGAGCTAGAAGCAGCAGCGTCGCTGGACTGGGAAGCATCACcgctggaagaagaagagccagtcTCCTTGGCCCAGGTGACCTTATCGCAAATGGTGGCAGTCTCCTTGAGGTCGGCGATGCGAGAGCTGACCTCAGGGACGTCGCTGCAGGCTTCGAGAAGGGAGGAGATGCCATCCTTCTGGTCGATATACCAAgagctgagcttggaagCGTAGGAAGTGTACTCCTTGGCCATGGAGCCAGTGACGGCGGGGATGACACATTGGTcggtcatggtcatggcatCGGTCTGCTTGGCGAGGAAGCTCGCGAGCGAAGAGTCGGGAGTAGGGATGGCGGTGAGGTCGGGGAGGATGCTGGAGGCGACGGAAGCGCACTCCTTAGCATCGCGCTTCTCGAGGCGCTCGAGAGCGGGGTGCGAGGCAGCGACGACGGTCGCGCCgacagtgaggatgatggcagAGCGCATTGTGATTGGAGGTATTATTAAAAGTAaagtgttggtgttggtcgtTGAAGCGGAGAAATAAGAACGAGTTGATGGCTATTAACGAGAGTTTACTCAAGACAATTGCGATGGATGCGAGAACCACCAGAAGGATTCCAAGGGCTTTGTATTTAAGATTGTCTCAAGGCAAGGCGAGGAGTCACAATTGTGGCGGTATTGTTAGCCTGGATTAAGGGGCTTCCTATTGTAGTTAATGTTTGGGCTGTGTCTTATTTCCTGGCCCCGCACCTCGTAAAAAGGCTGAATGCCCTCACGAAACACCAAACATTTAGTGCCACGATCGGTCTGACCTCCATCTCGGTAGCTCGTGTTCAGCCGCACGACTATGTGCATCAATAACTCATTGTGTCCCGTTCAAAGACGGCGGGCGTTATGCCCGACTTTACAGTCGCTGCATCCTTCACCCAGATCAGTTCCAGGACATCAAGGCCTTAATACCATAACGCATAACAAAGGATCAGGGCAGTAACAACCCCCCTGCATGCTAAGTTCTCAGCTCATCAAACAACTGTACCTTGCCGTGCGTTAGGCAGTTTCACACATGGCCCTTACAGCCCTTTTAGCGCGCGCCAGATCATCCGGCCATCTCCTAACTGAGAATGCTTCGCGAGTCCTCACCGGCAGAGACTTGCCGTTTGCGCCTCTCAAATGTGGAGCAACTCATTTAATCCGCCTTAtgctactccgtaggtaCTGGAGCTTCTAGACATTCGTGTCACATGCCGAAGTCAATTGGCCGTGAGCGATTGGAGGCACAAGTTTCGACGGTTTATCTGTACGAACCTGGTCGTTTTCCTATATCAGATAAGCTTAGTTCTTAGTGACTGGGTCTGCCCCAGAAATGAACTCCAGTCCCTGGCGTTGGTAACATGAGAAATTCAGCCTTGGCAGTCTAACTTTCAGCTTTCGTCCACGGCGACTTCCGAGGAGCGGTTTCTCTTTCGTAACCCGACAAACCTAAAATGAAGAATTGCCGTAATTTTGAGCGACTCTTCGGCGAACAAGAGTGTCGTACTAACAACTGCCGGCGAGCTGTGAAGCTTCAGGTTAGGTAGGACAATTAAACCACCTTGACAGCAGAATTCTTCAACTACTATTACTCTTGCTTAAATTGATAAAGGTCTTCTAGAAAAACGAATGGAAAGAATGAGTCTATTTGTTGTCACCCAAATTAGCCTCTGTTTCTTTCGTTGACTTGGATCGAACGGCTCTCGGCTCATACAATGTTGTCATGTCTTATTAGTTATGTTTAGCCTCAGACAAGTTCTCGCCGGCAAACTTCACCGCGCTAGTGCTAAATAGAGCCATTTGCGTTCCGCCAACACGTAACGGCTAATGCAGATACAAACATCTTTGTTATGAGACATCAAGGCCTCCTGTGTAACCCTCCAGCCTTTTCTGCATTTTGGCTGAATAAgcatccatggatgtcaGCCCTATGCGGGGTTTttctgcttcatcgacaGCTCATCCTTGCACCAAATGTCGAGCTTCGGCGATTATGACATCCAGATTCTGAGGGACGAAAAAAACGCATCTACGCCTGAATGCCGTGAAGATGGCGCCAATCCACCCGGAGTCGGGGGCTGGTGAGTCTGGAGCAGAATTGGCTGCAGGCTTGTTGCTGACAATTGGCAGGGCAGTTCTATGACATGTCGCCCCCAAAGCGATTAGGTAATTTTCAACCTTAGTCCAGCCTTCACTTGATAATCACTAATACGATTGATATAGGGCGAGGGAGACATGCAATCGTCTTCGAATGTCATGATCCAAGCGGTTGCATTTATGCTATGAAGCTATTCAAGCGGGACAGCAGAGCTAGGAGGATCCGTCGCGAACTCGAGATATTGCAGTATCTCGGAAATGGtcccaatatcatcaagttTGTTGACGCCGTCCAAGGTGAGGAGGTTCGCATTTCCCTCAAACCCGAGTCCTGAACTTGGAttgatgttgtgatgcaTAGGGGTCCGACATCGGCATCGTTCTTGAATACGTCGACAACACAGACTTTCGATCGCTGTATCCTCGGCTCAATGACCTAGACATTCGATATTACACTTGTGAGCTTGTGAGAGCTTTGGACTTCGCCCATAGCCAAGGTGTTATGCATCGGGATGTTAGACCGCACAACGTGGTGATTGACCACGAAAACAGAAAGGTGCGACATATAATGACCAAATACGATTCATATTAACGCATTACAGCTCCGACTAATAGGCTGGAGCTCAGCAAACTTCTACCGACCCGATGAAGACTTGAACGTCTGCGTGGGCCTCTGGAAGCcaccagagcttcttctcagctaCGAGCGATACGACTTCAGCGTAGACATGTGGTGCTTCGGGGCCATGCTCGCATCCATGATCTTCAGAAAGGAACCATTCTTCCACGGGTCTTCGCTCCTTGATCAACTAAGGCACATTGCCGAAGTCCTTGGTACAGACAAACTGTACCGCTTTATGAATGAATATGACCTTGAGTTGAATGATGAGGAACTTGAAACTCTgggccaacatcatgagcAAGCTTGGACCGATTTCATTAACGCGGATAATGAGAGGCTTGTATCTGATGAAGCTCTGAGTCTTATTGACCAGCTTCTACGATTTGACCCGAAGGCGAGTAATATTCTACGAGGATTAGGTGGTGGTATGCTAATGTGTGCATCTAGGAACGACTCACGACTGCTGAGGCTCTTAGACACCCATATTATGAGATGTTGCTTTCTGAATCATGACCAGATCAAATGAGTAGGTGGACCTAGAGCAGGCCAGTAGAAGAGGAACCATAGAAGGTGTCCCCGTTATATAACAGGCCGCATGGGCTGGCTCAAGTTGCTGGACTAACAGCACCGGCCCAACTTCTGGAACCCCACGAGTTATCCACCGTGGATAGTATTTGTACTTATTCCCGAGTGCTTGGATTATTCCATTTAGGGGGACCGACCGACCCCATCTCGCTTAATAACCCCGTTTTACAAAATCCACTCAGGAACAAAAACTACCAAAAAAGCGTGCGTCATCCGGAATTCGAATCCGAGCCTCAACTTTTCTCAATGGAAGAGTTGAATCCTAACCCCTAGACCAATGACGCTTTGAGTTATGCTTTGATGAAAACAGCAAGTTGCTAACGTGCAACATCACGAGGGTCTCAGTGGACTAATCAAGCAGCCTGGCAGCAAGCTGGTAATGCTTCAATGTAGTCCGTGATGCATAGATTAAAAGCCTCACACCATCGCAACAGGACTTATTTCCGAGTACTTTGGGCAGCAACCTCAAGGCTAACTGGGAGACTCATTCCCCAACGAGACTGTATCAAGAGTTCTGATCTAACCGATCCTCGGCCCGAACTTAGCGACATCTCTGAAATCGCATAAGTTGTGGAGCTTACAAGAGAAGTAACTCAGATCTGATTGTTGTGTCTTGAAGATATGATCACTATTGGTGGGGAAAGCCATATCTAGGGAGGATCTACAGCATGATTCTCGATGGCATGGTTTCAGCTGTTGGACAGCGGTTCCAAGATCTGTTGCATCTTCAAAACGAGATCCAAGTGGGAGAGTCATTTCATTCACCTAGTAAATCGAATAAGATGAGATCGGTCTACGGCACCGGATGCTGCACCTGATATATAGCGCAGAGTCTCATTGTCGCCTGCAGATCGGCCGCTTCCGGGCCCATCTCCAACATTCAAATCTGGCCTACCAGGAAAGATGATGCTATTCAGTACAAATAACCTAAATCCATCGATTTATTCCCATGCTGAGTGGTCGGAGAGGGTGCGGATGCTCGCACCGGGCAGGAATCTCCAACGGCATAGGAATCACAAGAACCGGGGTCGCGCATTTCTCGTCGCAATGGTGCTCATATTTCTGATCTTCAATTGCAGGAACCTGGTATAATTACTTCTCTTCTATGAACAGAGAGAAGCTAACTTGCCTCTGCATACAGGACATCAATAATGCATCGCGTCCCTCACACTTACTAGCTTCCTCGCACCGAATCTCTAGACTTCACTACCTCGTCCCCGCCAATGTCGCCAATCGCCAAGTCTGCGCAGCGGTGACTTCGGCACTCGCCAACCGATACTCTATACCGACGATTCTAGGCTACAGAGAAGAAATATTTTTGGACGCGCAAAAGGGGCACATCGCGAAATTGCGTGCCATCAGAGACTATCTACATAATGCTGGAGGAGCCTCTGACGATCTCGTCATTATTGTTGACGGATTCAATGTGCTGGCTCAACTACCCGCGGAGGTCATGATACAGCGATACTTTACACTCATGGCCGAAGCAGATCAGAGGCTTGCTGATCAACGGGGAATTACCGTCAAGGAGCTTCATCGAGCTGGAGTAAGGCAGACGCTTCTATGGGGAACGGATAAGGGATGCTGGTCGGAGAGCGAAACAGATCCGAGGTGTTGGCTTGTTCCATTCTCAGCACAGCCACGGCTCACATGAGGACCCAAAACGGATACTGGAGATTCTCAGTATAGCGACTCGCGGTTTCTAAACTCAGGTACGGTTATGGGTCCACTGGATGACCTTCGCAAGTTCATCGACGACGCGTTATCACTGATCGAAGACGATTCGGATCAGAACTTCCTCTTCCGAGACTCTTCTCAGTTTTATATGGCGGCTTTATATGCTCGTCAGGAATATCAGAGAATGCGAGGCTTGAACGGGGGCGATTTTCCTGAAGATATCGCTGGGAGGGATGTACCCAGACCGAAGGGCGCCAAAGATGATGTGACTGAATATCACGTTGCAGTGGATTTCGACTATGCGTTCACGCAAACTGAATGCCATAACGACAGGTTTGTGCCCTAGTCACGTATTTGCTATTGTTGACTAACATGAGAAGATCGATCCATAAACTTCAGTACGACAATTTGACATGACAGCCACTATCAAGCAGGATGCGCTGGAAGAAGGGTCAAGATTCCGCCCATACAAGATCCAAATGCCTGCATTGATCTACCAGGCACTTCACAGAGTGTATGATTCACTTCCCGCAGAATACCGGCCAGCAATGTCAGGACAAAATTGGATTCGCAGTCTCAGACTAGGCACAAACATCGGCACACGGGTGATCTTTGCCTTCTATCACAACACATGCGACAAAGGCGGTTTCCCCGATGCCTTCCACGACGCATGGTTCTACTCTCTGATCCGACCCCTTCTCCGAGATGCTGTTAGAGCAATTCAGCATGGGTATCCGATCAGCCCAGAACCTATTGACGGAAGACTTTGGGTTGCTGCACGGCAGTACCCGAAATGTGATCTCGATGAGTACGGAGCGGTCCTTACGGATGCGCCAGGGGAGGAATTTATACCACTGCAGGAATTTTGCAGCGAGGATATCGAGTCTGCTATTGAAGATGATACAGATGATTCGTTGACTAGACTCTGATGGATTAGGGTTCATGTAAGAGGTCGGATAATCCAGGAGCGTATTGCTCTTATAGCCGGTGTGTTTGTTACACTATCTTATTCTGCAAGAAGAGTAAATAAACTTTATGGAATTAGATCCCCACGACTTGTGTGCGACATATTTCAGGAAGGCTCACTAGTTCTCTCTATCAACCCAATCAGGGTCTatatcgacatcatcaccatccagGCTTTCCTTTCCACTCCTGACGAGCTCAGCCCACATAGTGGCCTGTAGTCTTTCAGCAAACACATCTTCCCCTGGGACACTGTAATTAAAATCTCGGCCGCAATGGATTATAGCTATGAatcccttcttggcaagtTGCGCAAGTGGAGTATCGGGGCGATGCCTAAGCTTTTGGAAGCGACGTCTCCAAAACAACTACCGTGCTATGCTTAATCCGGACTCATCGACGCGCTGGCCCTGCGCAAGAGGGCCAAGATTCAGTGACGACTGCTGTTTGTCTGCTTTCAGAACGCAGTCCTTGAGCAACGCGTGAGGACACAGCTCCATCCATGCAACTGCGCCAGGCAGAAACTTGGCAATGCAGTTGTCGCTggtctcaagagcctcgCACATGTACCAAAGAGCAGTTGAGGAGATCTGTTCTTCGCATATACCAGCAGCTAAGATCTTAGCAGAGAAAGTAGCAAGGCTTCGCAACTCAGCCTTTGAGCCTTCTTTCACCAGCTCTTCCCAGAACATCTGTAAACTCCGTGCAAAACCATAAGATTCCCAGTTTCCTGCGATATGCTGCCCAGTGTAAAGCTCTTTATACACAAGATCGAACTGTCTTGTCCACAAtaaaagaaggacaagccGATCTTGGAACAAGCTTTCGCTGTCTATACCGGCGCTGGCTTTAAAGAACATATACCACAAGACCTCAAGATTCTGCTGTACCTTGGGGAAGTCTGCCATTGGCCTTTTGAGTGGCTCTTTGATAAAGTAAAAAGCAAAACTCTTGATAGATAcgagaagatcttgcttctccttgttACTTGCTAAGTCTTGAAGGTCTTCTGCAAACCCCTTCAAGACTTCATGTCTAAAGCGTACGTCGTGGTCGATGTTAGAGTCGTTCTGAGATGAAGTCATAATGAGTTATGAGGTTTAAATTGAAAATTTTCAAGTTCGCTACGCGATATTGTGATATGTGTATCGTGTGAACAAATTCATGAAGGGGTTAGACATCGTGGGTAAAATGCGGTGATTGGTCACTCTATATGCGCGTTGCAGGCCGCGAAGGATCAGATGTGATAAAATAAAGACGAGAGCCATATCcaaaagtattatattacttGAGTTGGGTAAACTATCGCTTTGGAGGACTGTTTGTGGTCAAGTAGGGTAGTTTAGTGTCGAAAAATTgggctgctcttgagaacgTTCCAAGTGACGTCTGAAACCCCTCCAGAATTTCTTGTCACTTGACAAGTTGACATGAGCTCAGCCTTTGAGGAGGGGAGGGATCCATCGGGGCTGTATATTGCCCCGGAAACAACAATCTTTGCGGCGCTATTCTTTGTCTAGCCACTGACGACTATAATAGCACTGTATCTCGCGGAGTGGCCTTAGTCTCCACTTCCGATGTCTGTGGCACCTGAAGTCGTCAAGCTCAGAGGCCCGCTGAGCAAGGTCGTAAAAATCAAGGAAACACCGAACTGGCGCCGGTGTGTAGCCCTGAACAGGCAGACCCAGGAAGAACACTGTGTCTTCCGTGTCTGAACTTTCCGGCTCAACGAGGAAGTAAAGGTGTCTGATAGACtcgaaaaaagaaaagaggaacaAGGTTAGGTATGGAAGCGTGAGGTGTGTGAACGGGGGTGAGAGAGCCCATGCACGACATTCCTCCCAGTTTCTATTAAGCCGAATGGCAACGTTGTGAAATGAGGAAAGGATATCTCTGGTAGACCTGAGGTGCCGTAGAGCCACCTGCGTTGAGGCTAGAGTAGTAGACCCCCTATTGTCGTGGTCACGGCTGAATCCTGTCATCGCCCTGATGCACAAAGTGTCGTGTACGGGATTGCATCTTATTCTTATATAGCCCGCTTCTGGCCCCTCTTGTTTTGCAAGGATGATAGTTTTTGGGTATCTCAAGAGATAGACTTTGCGAGCATTGCAACAAGCAAGGCTCAGTCTGTACGGCTCCCTAAATCTATCCGTTTCACGTCCTCGAGTGCTGAATTCTCCGCCAGTTATGCACATGTTAGACCAAGAGGGAGTAGAACGAGGATCGTAGCCGAatgtcatcaagatcctAATATTGATAAACCTTGAAGTTGCATCAAAGGCCGCCTCCCAGACCTGAAACTGGAGCTCCGCTGGTAATTGAGAAAATCGATGGAATGATGATAAGTCCGATGAAGACTCGGCTTTCGGCTCGGGATCGCTAGTTGGAAATTCTTGCATCGCtgaaaagaaaataataaGATGAAAGGCCGGAGTTACatccaaggttgaggatagACGAGTCCTTCTTATCGTAGAATTTAAAGTTCGTCCGCGAGTTTAAGCTCTCACAGTCGAGCTGGTTCCCTGAAGCATAATTATTATCGTGCTTCGTTTCTGTCTACTGGCACAAACAAGGTTTTCTATGGCGATGTAAGCCTCCAGTCACGAGTCTCAACAGAAGATCAAACATTTGGCTCAAACCTCAACCATTATGCCTTAACGCCTCACCAATTGCTAGAGCTACCAAGCAAAGCCACGGACATTTCAGGCCGTAAAAGAGTTCGATTGCTTGGCATAAGTAAAGGAAGTGAATGAGCGGCTTTTTTTCGTTTacaaaaaagaagaaaagaagaaagaaagaaagaagttTCTCATTATGAGCGAAATTTCTCAGCACTTTAGCTTTTTTGTTAGGAGTTTCCGGCAGAAGATGGGTCTTCACAAAACCGCATctgtttggtgttgatactGGCAAGATAATTTACATTGAAAGCAAAAGTGGCCAGAGCCAATAGCCTGACGGCATCCATGGGGATTTCTTCCATTCTAGAGATACTTCTAAAGATTTACGCAGTATGCATTGCCCACAACTGTCTGGTTTCTGGGGTTTGCACCCAGGACGATAGTCGGGGAGCTTGAAGGATCCTGAATAGCGGCCAGTTCATTCGCGAACAATGGCATCGTCTTGAGCGACGAATGCGAAATCATCTCACTTGATCAAGGCATCCGTGGCTAAAGAATACTTGGGCTCGGTAAGCGTAGAAAATAATACGACCCCGTCACAAGTTTCCATTCTCCTACATCCTAATAGAAGATTGACAGACATATATGCGCATATTGCATTACGAAAGCTGGAGTTAATTGAGATTTTTCAGTGcgttggcttgatatgtcttgTTGAGACTTCATAAGCTTTAAGTATTAATCAATGCTTCTTGAGTGTTGAAGTACCGATGTTGACGTGAGCCGTGGAGCTTCTAGTAAGAGCTAGGTCTATCGCGACAATTTCGAAGGCTGACATGATAACTTCCTTCAAATTGCATGAATCACAGTCTACTGCAAACATTGGCAGTTCGGGGTCTACCCAACCATCTACAGTTCTCAGGTAGTTGAACGGCAAAACTCCCTGTGAAGGTCCAAAGCTTCCTTCAGCCAGCTTCAATACCTCTTGTTTAGTTGCCAGGGGCCGGTAGTCCAGTTTAAAGACATCCAAAAGGACCTCATTAGTGATATAAGTTCATTGCGTACCGCTAATGTTCTAGACCGCCCGTCGAGACATCATCACTACCAATACTAAAGTCTCAGAAACATGTCTTGGTCCCACCCAAAGTCACTCCGGACAAAAAAAACTCCACAAGCTATCGAAATGAAAGAAAAAGTAGGCAGATGATCAACAGACCTGCCTTGTCTATCTTATGAAGTGAAGGCCTGGATAGCCTCCTCCAGAatctcgacaatctcatccgGTTTACTCAACATAGGCAAATGCGCACTATCAATAATCCTCTTCGTGATATCCGTACCAAGCTTTTCCGCGCCTCGGACAAGCATCTTCTGCGCTTCGTAAGGGTAAGCCctatcatccttggtcaTGACCTGCCAGACAGGCACATCCCTCCATCCTTCATACACCACCTCGTACCCGTCCGTCGAACCGGTCAAGGCGTGTTTGCTGAGCTTTCCAACCCAGTACTCGGCCTCTTCTGTCGGAAGATCGTGGTACATCATGTCGATCGGGTCGACTTTGATAACCATCAGATTATTCTTGTA
Proteins encoded:
- a CDS encoding CMGC/CK2 protein kinase — protein: MAPIHPESGAGQFYDMSPPKRLGRGRHAIVFECHDPSGCIYAMKLFKRDSRARRIRRELEILQYLGNGPNIIKFVDAVQGEEGSDIGIVLEYVDNTDFRSLYPRLNDLDIRYYTCELVRALDFAHSQGVMHRDVRPHNVVIDHENRKLRLIGWSSANFYRPDEDLNVCVGLWKPPELLLSYERYDFSVDMWCFGAMLASMIFRKEPFFHGSSLLDQLRHIAEVLGTDKLYRFMNEYDLELNDEELETLGQHHEQAWTDFINADNERLVSDEALSLIDQLLRFDPKERLTTAEALRHPYYEMLLSES
- a CDS encoding CMGC/CK2 protein kinase, with translation MVPISSSLLTPSKGSDIGIVLEYVDNTDFRSLYPRLNDLDIRYYTCELVRALDFAHSQGVMHRDVRPHNVVIDHENRKLRLIGWSSANFYRPDEDLNVCVGLWKPPELLLSYERYDFSVDMWCFGAMLASMIFRKEPFFHGSSLLDQLRHIAEVLGTDKLYRFMNEYDLELNDEELETLGQHHEQAWTDFINADNERLVSDEALSLIDQLLRFDPKERLTTAEALRHPYYEMLLSES